The following proteins come from a genomic window of Terribacillus aidingensis:
- the spoIIIAD gene encoding stage III sporulation protein AD — protein sequence MKMDIIIIVSIGIVASLLALIVKEQNSSIAFFVVVVTGIIIFLFILQKITGILLLIEQLGERANVEGLYIKTILKIIGIAYITEFGAHLTRDAGLSAIAAKIELAGKIIIITVAIPILTAVIETIMSFMPGG from the coding sequence ATTAAGATGGATATCATTATAATCGTATCCATTGGCATTGTAGCAAGTTTGCTTGCCTTAATTGTAAAAGAACAAAATTCATCGATTGCATTTTTTGTTGTCGTGGTGACGGGCATCATCATTTTCCTGTTCATCCTGCAAAAGATTACTGGCATTCTGCTTCTGATTGAACAGCTGGGTGAACGGGCAAATGTGGAAGGTCTTTATATCAAAACGATCTTGAAAATCATCGGCATTGCTTATATCACGGAATTTGGTGCGCATCTAACACGAGATGCCGGGTTATCAGCAATCGCTGCAAAAATAGAGCTTGCCGGAAAAATCATTATCATAACGGTGGCCATACCGATTCTGACAGCGGTCATCGAGACAATCATGAGTTTCATGCCGGGCGGATAA
- the spoIIIAC gene encoding stage III sporulation protein AC: MLGEAMILFQIAGIGMIVAIIHTVLKQMGKEEIAQFTTLMGFILVLLIVLGKLSELFQQIKSVFLFQG; encoded by the coding sequence ATGCTCGGAGAAGCAATGATTCTATTTCAAATCGCAGGTATCGGGATGATCGTCGCAATCATTCATACTGTACTGAAGCAAATGGGAAAGGAAGAGATTGCACAATTCACGACACTGATGGGTTTCATCCTGGTACTGCTCATCGTCTTGGGCAAATTATCGGAACTGTTCCAGCAGATCAAGTCGGTGTTTTTATTCCAGGGATGA
- the spoIIIAB gene encoding stage III sporulation protein SpoIIIAB has translation MKWLGAILVLIAATWVGFELSRKLQQRPKQIRQLISSLQVMEAEILYSQTSIIETSENLAKQVPHPAASFFRSLSDKLQLHPAGLYDCWEETTEAWIGTTALKPAEKDVWLQFGRTLGQHDFEQQQKHIQLARTHLERELEESEEASQRYGKMIRNLGFLTGLLIVLLLI, from the coding sequence ATGAAGTGGCTAGGAGCAATACTTGTGCTTATTGCCGCAACTTGGGTAGGTTTCGAGCTGTCCCGCAAACTGCAGCAGCGACCAAAGCAAATCCGCCAGCTGATCAGCAGTCTGCAGGTGATGGAGGCAGAAATACTCTACAGTCAGACAAGCATCATTGAAACAAGCGAAAATCTGGCCAAACAGGTTCCGCATCCGGCAGCTTCCTTTTTTCGATCTTTATCTGATAAGCTGCAGCTGCATCCGGCAGGTCTGTATGACTGCTGGGAAGAGACGACAGAGGCTTGGATAGGTACAACAGCACTGAAACCCGCTGAAAAGGATGTTTGGCTGCAATTCGGCCGTACACTTGGCCAGCACGACTTTGAACAGCAGCAAAAGCATATCCAGCTGGCCAGAACCCACCTGGAACGGGAGCTGGAGGAATCAGAAGAAGCGAGTCAGCGTTATGGAAAAATGATCCGTAACCTTGGATTCCTGACAGGTTTGCTGATCGTACTACTGCTTATCTGA
- the spoIIIAA gene encoding stage III sporulation protein AA, translated as MKEIQKLFRPPLQALLSEKVGRRWDKLQEIRCRTNQQLELCFDDGTEWIEASLMEAADARFMLNQLSDFSLYALENELREGYITIAGGHRVGLSGQVNTEGGVVKALKHISSFNIRIAKARPGAAGKIMSSLYKPDGTCRHTLIIGPPKSGKTTILRDIVRSLSTGWQQYPALKTAVVDERSEIGGSINGIPQHDLGKRTDIMDACPKAEGLMMLIRSMSPDVIVADEIGSERDVQALQEALHAGVRIVCSVHGDSLDSIRQRPSLKPLFEQKVFERIVILKKGMSPGVVQALLETASPAGANA; from the coding sequence ATGAAGGAAATCCAGAAATTGTTTCGACCGCCTTTACAAGCTCTCTTGTCAGAAAAAGTAGGGAGACGATGGGACAAGCTGCAGGAAATTCGCTGCCGGACGAATCAGCAGCTTGAGTTGTGCTTCGATGACGGAACTGAATGGATTGAAGCTTCGCTAATGGAGGCTGCAGATGCTCGGTTCATGCTGAATCAATTGAGTGATTTTTCCTTATATGCACTTGAAAATGAATTGCGAGAAGGTTATATCACCATTGCAGGAGGGCATCGCGTCGGATTGAGTGGGCAGGTCAATACAGAGGGCGGTGTCGTAAAAGCTCTTAAGCATATATCCTCCTTCAATATAAGAATTGCCAAAGCAAGACCAGGAGCAGCGGGAAAAATCATGTCTTCCTTGTACAAGCCTGACGGCACTTGTCGCCATACGCTTATCATAGGACCGCCGAAGTCTGGTAAAACGACCATTCTTCGTGATATAGTCCGTTCTCTATCTACAGGCTGGCAGCAATATCCGGCGTTGAAGACTGCAGTCGTTGACGAACGCTCTGAAATTGGAGGAAGCATCAATGGCATACCGCAGCATGATCTTGGAAAAAGGACGGATATCATGGATGCCTGTCCGAAAGCAGAGGGTTTAATGATGCTGATCCGATCGATGTCCCCGGATGTAATAGTGGCGGACGAGATTGGAAGCGAGCGGGATGTCCAGGCATTGCAGGAAGCCTTGCATGCAGGTGTGAGGATCGTATGCAGTGTTCACGGTGACAGCTTGGATTCCATCCGTCAACGTCCTTCTTTAAAGCCCTTATTCGAACAGAAAGTATTCGAACGCATCGTCATTTTGAAGAAGGGCATGTCTCCTGGCGTAGTACAAGCTTTGTTGGAAACAGCTAGCCCGGCAGGTGCAAACGCATGA
- the efp gene encoding elongation factor P: protein MISVNDFRTGLTIEVDNGLWQVIDFQHVKPGKGAAFVRSKLRNLRNGNIQEKTFRAGEKVSRAHIEHKKMQYLYASGETHTFMDTDTYDQLELSTAQIEYELKFLKENMEISVMTFGGETLGVDLPNNVELKVVETEPGIKGDTASGGTKPAIVETGLSVQVPFFINEGDVLIINTSDGKYVSRA from the coding sequence ATGATTTCAGTAAACGATTTTCGTACGGGCCTAACAATCGAAGTAGATAATGGCCTGTGGCAGGTTATCGATTTCCAGCACGTAAAACCAGGTAAGGGTGCGGCATTCGTACGTTCTAAGCTGCGTAATTTGCGTAATGGTAACATCCAGGAAAAAACATTCCGTGCTGGAGAGAAAGTTTCTCGTGCACATATCGAACATAAAAAGATGCAATATCTTTATGCTTCTGGTGAAACACATACTTTCATGGACACCGACACATACGATCAGCTGGAACTTTCCACAGCGCAGATCGAATATGAGCTGAAATTCCTGAAAGAGAACATGGAAATCAGTGTTATGACTTTCGGTGGTGAAACACTTGGTGTAGATCTTCCGAATAACGTAGAATTGAAAGTTGTAGAAACAGAACCAGGTATCAAAGGTGATACTGCAAGCGGCGGTACGAAACCAGCTATCGTAGAAACTGGTTTGAGCGTGCAAGTACCTTTCTTCATCAACGAAGGCGATGTACTTATCATCAACACATCAGATGGAAAATACGTTTCACGTGCATAA
- a CDS encoding Xaa-Pro peptidase family protein has protein sequence MEKLEKLRALMEKKNLDAFIVTSAQNRRYISGFTGSAGLLIITKSKQLFLTDFRYIEQATEQAPDFEIIEHKQSIIQEAAAQLLKEGAQQAGFEHEDVTFALYQQFQNAVHADLIPASGLIEELRLIKSEAELAIMKTAAEIADAAYTHILTFVKPGMKEIEVSNELEFFMRKQGATQSSFDTIVASGYRSALPHGVASDKEIQKGELVTLDYGALYNGYCSDITRTFAVGEISDKLREIYDIVLEANLRGVAGVKPGITGKEADALTRDYISEKGYGQYFGHSTGHGLGMDVHESPALSFRSDTVLKPGMVVTVEPGIYIPEVGGCRIEDDLVLTADGSERLTFSTKDLITL, from the coding sequence ATGGAGAAATTAGAGAAATTACGTGCCTTAATGGAAAAGAAGAACTTGGACGCATTCATCGTAACGAGTGCACAGAACCGCCGATACATATCAGGCTTTACCGGAAGTGCAGGCCTTCTTATCATCACTAAATCGAAGCAGCTGTTCCTCACTGATTTCCGTTATATTGAGCAGGCAACAGAACAAGCTCCTGATTTTGAGATCATCGAGCATAAACAGTCCATCATTCAGGAAGCTGCTGCACAGCTTCTTAAAGAAGGTGCTCAGCAAGCTGGATTTGAGCATGAAGATGTTACTTTCGCACTGTACCAGCAGTTTCAGAATGCTGTACATGCAGACCTCATTCCTGCATCAGGCTTGATTGAGGAGCTGCGTCTGATCAAATCAGAGGCAGAGCTTGCTATCATGAAGACCGCTGCCGAGATTGCCGATGCAGCTTATACACATATCCTTACTTTCGTGAAGCCAGGCATGAAGGAGATCGAAGTTTCCAACGAGCTTGAGTTCTTTATGCGCAAGCAGGGCGCGACACAATCCAGTTTCGATACGATCGTCGCTTCCGGATACCGTTCCGCATTGCCGCATGGTGTAGCATCAGATAAGGAGATTCAAAAGGGCGAATTGGTCACGCTGGATTACGGTGCCCTTTACAATGGATATTGCTCGGATATCACCCGAACTTTTGCAGTAGGTGAGATAAGTGACAAATTACGTGAAATTTATGATATAGTACTAGAGGCGAATCTTCGAGGAGTTGCAGGCGTGAAACCGGGTATTACTGGTAAAGAAGCCGATGCGCTCACACGAGACTATATCTCCGAAAAAGGCTACGGTCAGTACTTCGGACATTCAACCGGACATGGGCTCGGTATGGATGTACACGAATCGCCAGCTCTATCCTTCCGTTCCGATACGGTATTGAAGCCGGGAATGGTTGTTACAGTAGAGCCGGGGATCTACATACCGGAAGTAGGCGGATGCCGAATTGAGGATGATCTCGTGCTGACAGCTGATGGCAGTGAACGCCTGACGTTCTCCACTAAAGATTTAATTACTTTGTAA
- the aroQ gene encoding type II 3-dehydroquinate dehydratase: protein MNRLMLINGPNLNLLGTREPGIYGSHTLADVVAEVKKVTDSFGYELEDFQSNHEGAMVDKIQEAGRTCSGIILNAAAYTHTSIAIRDAIASVPIPVLEVHISNIHTREEFRHHSMLASVCKGQIVGLGIKGYRYAALALLEK from the coding sequence GTGAATCGCTTAATGTTGATCAATGGACCTAATTTAAATTTGCTCGGAACGAGGGAGCCTGGAATTTATGGAAGCCATACGCTGGCTGATGTAGTTGCTGAAGTGAAGAAGGTGACAGACAGTTTCGGGTACGAACTGGAAGACTTTCAGTCCAATCATGAAGGTGCGATGGTCGATAAGATCCAGGAGGCAGGCCGTACGTGCAGCGGAATCATCCTGAATGCCGCAGCATATACACATACAAGCATCGCGATCAGGGATGCGATTGCAAGTGTCCCTATTCCGGTACTGGAAGTGCATATATCGAATATCCATACGCGGGAGGAATTCCGTCATCATTCGATGCTGGCATCCGTGTGTAAGGGTCAGATCGTCGGTTTAGGTATTAAAGGATACCGATATGCGGCTTTAGCGCTGCTGGAGAAATAA